A section of the Ornithinimicrobium sufpigmenti genome encodes:
- the fahA gene encoding fumarylacetoacetase, protein MTSSRHVLDLPSDHPFSLHHLPYGAVSAGPDATPRLAVRVGDHALDLAAFAADTPWAGPLAAPVLNPFLELGPSAWAGLREHLSRALTDPERRAEVEEHLRPLAGMTTHLPLEVRDYVDFYASEQHATNVGRIFRPEGEPLTPNWKHLPIGYHGRSSTIVVSGTDIPRPVGQRKAPSDPQPTFGPSTKLDIEAELGFVVGGSTPLGSSVGIDEAADHLFGVALFNDWSARDLQAWEYVPLGPFLGKSFASSVAAWITPMAALETARVELPPQDPRPLPYLTGSGAGLFGLDITMEVSLNGTVVSRPPYRQMYWSPAQMLAHLTVNGARLSSGDLFASGTVSGTQREQRGSFLELSWNGTEPFTLPDGSEHTFLQDGDTVTITATAPGPHGSTLGLAEVTGTIRPTR, encoded by the coding sequence ATGACCTCGTCCAGGCACGTGCTGGACCTGCCGTCCGACCACCCGTTCAGCCTGCACCACCTGCCCTACGGCGCCGTGAGCGCCGGGCCGGACGCGACGCCCCGGTTGGCGGTGCGGGTCGGTGACCACGCCCTGGACCTGGCCGCCTTCGCGGCCGACACGCCGTGGGCCGGGCCGCTGGCCGCACCGGTCCTGAACCCCTTCCTGGAGCTCGGCCCCTCAGCCTGGGCGGGGCTGCGGGAGCACCTGAGCAGGGCCCTGACCGACCCGGAGCGACGAGCCGAGGTGGAGGAGCACCTGCGCCCCCTGGCCGGGATGACCACTCACCTGCCGCTGGAGGTCAGGGACTACGTCGACTTCTACGCCAGCGAGCAGCACGCCACCAACGTGGGCCGCATCTTCCGCCCCGAGGGGGAGCCGCTCACGCCGAACTGGAAGCACCTGCCCATCGGCTACCACGGCCGCTCCTCGACCATCGTCGTCTCCGGCACCGACATCCCCCGGCCCGTGGGCCAGCGCAAGGCGCCCAGCGACCCGCAGCCCACCTTCGGGCCGAGCACCAAGCTGGACATCGAGGCCGAGCTCGGGTTCGTGGTCGGCGGCTCGACGCCGCTCGGTTCGTCCGTCGGGATCGACGAGGCGGCTGACCACCTGTTCGGCGTGGCACTCTTCAACGACTGGTCGGCCCGGGACCTGCAAGCCTGGGAGTACGTCCCGCTCGGCCCCTTCCTGGGCAAGAGCTTCGCCTCCTCGGTCGCGGCGTGGATCACCCCGATGGCGGCCCTGGAGACGGCCCGCGTCGAGCTGCCGCCGCAGGACCCACGGCCGCTGCCCTACCTCACCGGGTCCGGGGCCGGCCTGTTCGGGCTGGACATCACCATGGAAGTCTCGCTCAACGGGACCGTGGTCTCGCGTCCGCCCTACCGCCAGATGTACTGGTCCCCCGCGCAGATGCTGGCGCATCTCACGGTCAACGGCGCCCGCCTGTCCAGCGGCGACCTCTTCGCCTCCGGGACCGTCTCGGGCACCCAGCGCGAGCAGCGAGGGTCCTTCCTGGAGCTCTCCTGGAACGGCACGGAGCCGTTCACGCTCCCGGACGGCTCGGAGCACACCTTTCTGCAGGACGGCGACACCGTGACGATCACCGCCACCGCACCTGGCCCCCACGGCTCGACGCTCGGCCTGGCCGAGGTCACCGGAACGATCCGGCCCACCCGCTGA
- a CDS encoding RDD family protein, which translates to MSQQAGWYDDPQDQANLRYWDGVQWTNHTSPKQKPGLDRAGQSQQRPWGAAPGQGAPGQQGGYGSGGHGQQGGYGQGGYGQQGGYDPHQPYAQQGQWQGAPMPGGYPGQAGSLATTPDGQPLAGWWHRVLARLIDGILLGIVGFVIVLPLAAPNFADNLTMWMDDVLSTAQAGSAVAPPMPAGLESDLFRVTMGGLLLGLVYEIGMVHLFGGTVGKLVTGLRVRLRETPGNPSLGAAAIRGAVYQLLPQIPYLGWIATLLNYLWPLWDPQRQALHDKAAKTNVVRHQRG; encoded by the coding sequence ATGAGTCAGCAGGCAGGGTGGTACGACGACCCCCAGGACCAGGCCAACCTCCGCTACTGGGACGGCGTGCAGTGGACCAACCACACCTCGCCCAAGCAGAAGCCGGGGCTGGACCGCGCCGGGCAGAGCCAGCAGCGGCCCTGGGGTGCGGCGCCCGGGCAGGGCGCCCCGGGCCAGCAGGGTGGCTACGGCTCAGGCGGTCATGGCCAGCAGGGTGGCTACGGACAGGGCGGCTACGGTCAGCAGGGCGGGTATGACCCGCACCAGCCCTACGCCCAGCAGGGACAGTGGCAGGGCGCCCCGATGCCGGGGGGCTACCCCGGCCAGGCCGGCAGCCTGGCGACCACCCCGGACGGACAGCCGCTGGCGGGGTGGTGGCACCGGGTGCTGGCCAGGCTCATCGACGGGATCCTCCTGGGCATCGTGGGCTTCGTCATCGTGCTGCCGCTGGCGGCGCCGAACTTCGCGGACAACCTCACGATGTGGATGGACGACGTCCTCTCGACGGCCCAGGCCGGCTCGGCGGTGGCCCCGCCGATGCCGGCCGGGCTCGAGTCCGACCTGTTCCGGGTCACGATGGGCGGGCTGCTCCTCGGGCTCGTCTACGAGATCGGCATGGTGCACCTCTTCGGGGGCACGGTCGGCAAGCTCGTCACCGGGCTGCGGGTCCGGCTGCGCGAGACCCCCGGCAACCCCAGTCTGGGGGCGGCCGCCATCCGGGGCGCGGTCTACCAGCTGCTGCCGCAGATTCCCTACCTGGGCTGGATCGCGACGCTGCTCAACTACCTGTGGCCCCTGTGGGACCCGCAGCGCCAGGCGCTGCACGACAAGGCCGCCAAGACGAACGTGGTGCGCCACCAGCGCGGCTGA
- the hppD gene encoding 4-hydroxyphenylpyruvate dioxygenase produces the protein MTDTVVHLTDQEREADLELDQLKQLVGLVPYDESSDVFPVTGWDSIHFVVGNATQTAHFYQSAFGMQLIGYSGPETGNRDHKAFVLKSGSIRFVIKGGVDPDSPLHDHVRRHGDGVVDISLEVPDVDRCIAHARSIGATVVQEPEDLTDEHGTVRVAAIATYGETRHTLVQRKGADGKLTYSGPYLPGYVERTSDYVKRDGEPKRLFQALDHIVGNVELGRMDEWVEFYNKVMGFVNMAEFIGDDIATDYSALMSKVVANGNHRVKFPLNEPAIGKRKSQIDEYLEFYRGPGAQHLALATNDIISTVDHMRANGIEFLATPDSYYEDPKLRERIGNVRAPIEELQKRGILVDRDEDGYLLQIFTKPVQDRPTVFFELIERHGSLGFGKGNFKALFQAIEREQEQRGNL, from the coding sequence ATGACAGACACCGTTGTCCATCTGACCGACCAGGAGCGCGAGGCCGACCTCGAGCTCGACCAGCTCAAGCAGCTCGTGGGCCTGGTGCCCTACGACGAGTCCTCGGACGTCTTCCCGGTGACCGGGTGGGACTCCATCCACTTCGTCGTCGGCAACGCGACGCAGACGGCGCACTTCTACCAGTCCGCCTTCGGTATGCAGCTGATCGGTTACTCGGGCCCGGAGACCGGCAACCGTGACCACAAGGCCTTCGTCCTGAAGTCCGGCTCGATCAGGTTCGTCATCAAGGGCGGCGTCGACCCGGACAGCCCGCTGCACGACCACGTCCGCCGCCACGGCGACGGCGTCGTCGACATCTCCCTGGAGGTCCCGGACGTCGATCGCTGCATCGCGCACGCCCGCAGCATCGGCGCCACCGTCGTGCAGGAGCCCGAGGACCTCACCGACGAGCACGGCACCGTCCGCGTGGCCGCGATCGCCACCTACGGCGAGACCCGGCATACCCTCGTCCAGCGCAAGGGTGCCGACGGCAAGCTGACCTACAGCGGCCCCTACCTGCCCGGTTACGTCGAGCGAACCTCGGACTACGTCAAGCGCGACGGCGAGCCCAAGCGTCTCTTCCAGGCCCTGGACCACATCGTCGGCAACGTCGAGCTGGGCCGGATGGATGAGTGGGTGGAGTTCTACAACAAGGTCATGGGCTTTGTGAACATGGCCGAGTTCATCGGTGACGACATCGCCACCGACTACTCCGCGCTGATGTCGAAGGTCGTCGCCAACGGCAACCACCGGGTCAAGTTCCCGCTCAACGAGCCGGCGATCGGCAAGCGCAAGTCGCAGATCGACGAGTACCTGGAGTTCTACCGCGGTCCGGGCGCGCAGCACCTGGCGCTGGCCACGAACGACATCATCTCGACCGTGGACCACATGCGCGCCAACGGCATCGAGTTCCTCGCCACCCCCGACTCCTACTACGAGGACCCCAAGCTCCGCGAGCGGATCGGCAACGTCCGGGCGCCGATCGAGGAGCTGCAGAAGCGTGGCATTCTCGTCGACCGCGACGAGGACGGCTATCTGCTGCAGATCTTCACCAAGCCCGTCCAGGACCGTCCCACGGTATTCTTCGAGCTGATCGAGCGGCACGGCTCCCTCGGCTTCGGCAAGGGCAACTTCAAGGCTCTCTTCCAGGCGATCGAGCGCGAGCAGGAGCAGCGCGGCAACCTCTGA